The genomic DNA TTGCAGCATCGCAATGCCGGCGGCCGAGGCCTCATAATATGAATGGGCGCGATCGACTTGAAACTTGATCAGCTCGCGGAAGGCTGGAGTCATGCGCTCTTCGAGAATGTTGTTTTCATTGCACCCGTGCGCGCGCAGCTCGTCGAGCGGAATATAAATCCGGCCCATGTCCTTGTCTTCCTGCACGTCGCGCAGAATGTTGGTCAATTGCATGGCGACGCCCAATTTTTCAGCGTAAGCAAACACTTCGCTTTTTTCGTAACCTAAAATGTGCGTCATCATCAAGCCGACGACGGCGGCCACGCGATAGCAAAAAATGTACAGCTCGTCGAAATTTTGATAGCGCGTGTTGTGAACATCCATTTGCACGCCGCGCAGCAAATCGAGGGGATAGTTGATGGGGATGCCGTAGCGACGGGCGACGGCGATGAACGGTCGCAAAATCGGATGCTCGGATTCGCCGGTGCGATACGCCACGCCCAGTTCGTGGGTGAGAAACTCGATTTCGCGTAAAATTTCCGCCGCCTGGCGGTTGCGCTGCGTATCGATCAGGTTGTCGGCGTAACGGCAAAAGCCATAAACCGCAAACGTCGCCCAGCGCTTTTCCAAAGGCAACAGGCAGGCCGAAAGGTAAAAGGTTTTGGCATAATGGGCGGTCATTTGCCGAGCATGCTCGAAAGCCGCTCGATGCCCTGGTTCGAGCCAGAATTTCATTTTCTGTTTGCTGGTTGTTCGATGGCCGTTGCTGGGTGCTGGTAAATTAAAATGAATTGTTTGAAGCAAAAAATCAATCACATCATCATGCCGCGAGCATTTGTTCTTCGGCTGACTCTTCGCGTGGTTTGCGCAACGGCGGAAGCCCCAAATCTTCGATGACGAGTTTTTCTGTTGCTTCCGCCGTTAGCAAAACACCGGGGAGGCCAGCACCGGGGTGCGTGCCGCCCCCCACAAAATACAGGTTTCTGATTTCTTCGCTGCGATTGTGCGGGCGAAAATAAGCCGTCTGCGTCAGCTTTGGCTCGAGGCCCCACGGCGTACCGAGATATGAATTGCGCCGCTGCCTAAAATCCTCCGGTGTAAAGATTTCACTCACCTCGAGATTCGCGCGCAAATCCTGCAAGCCGAAATTCTCTTCCAGAAATTTTAGAATTTTTTCCGAGAAGGGTTGGGCCTCGCTTCGCCAGGCGATTTTTCCAGCCAGGTTCGGCACCGGCACGAGAACGTATAAACTCTCACAATCCTTCGGCGCCATCGCCGGATCCGTTTTGGCCGGCGCATGCAAATACATCGAAAAATCGTCCGGCAAAATTTTTCGATCGAAAATATCATCGATCAGCTCCTTGTAACGCTCCGCCAGAATGATGGTATGATGCTGCAATTGCGGGTATTTTTTGCGCACACCGAGATAGAGCAGGAAAGCGCTCATGGAGTAATTCATTTTTTCGACGCGGCGATTCGTCCATTTGCGGCGAGGCGTCGGTTCGATCAGCTCGCGCTGGGTATGCGCCCAATCGGCATTTGAGATCACCGCCTCGGCGTGATGAAATTTTCCGTTCACACAAACGCCGATCGCGCGGCCCTCTTGCACCACAATCTCCTGCACCTCTGCGTTGGTTTCAATCTCGCCGCCCAGCTCCTCAAAAATCCGCGCGAAAGCCTGCACCAAGCTGTACATGCCGCCCCTCGTGAACCACACGCCGCCCACTTTCTCCAAGTAGGGGATCATTAAATAAACGCCCGGAGCGCGAAACGGGTTGCCACCGATGAACAGCGGATGAAAGGAAAATGTGAAACGGTGACGCGGGTCGTGAAAATAGCGCTTGACAAAAGTATGGGCGGGGGCAATCGCTTTAAGCTTGAGCGCGCGAGGAATAAAATTCAGCATCGTTTTCAAGCTTACAAACGGCGTCGCGCCCAAACCGTCGACGATCACCGCTTCATAAATCTTGCGGCAATCGTTCATGAACCGATCATAATTTTTTGCATCATCCGCATTGAAAGCCGCCATTTGCGCTTTCATCGCGCGGCTGTCGCCGGAATAATCAAGATGCGTGCCGTCGTGAAAATAAATCCGGTAATATGGGTCGAGCTTGATTAGTTCGAGATAGTCTTCGAGGCTTTTTCCTGCCGCGCCAAAGACGGCGTTGATGATATCCGGCGCCGTGATCAGGGATGGCCCCATATCAAATGTGTAGCCGTTTTTCTTGAATTGATGCGCGTGGCCGCCGATCATTGCATTCTTTTCGAGAATCGTCACGTCGAAACCACGGGCTTGCAAGCGAATCGCTTCAGCCAGGCCGCCAAAGCCGGAACCGATGATGATGATTTTTTTCATGTAAAGATTTTCGTTGTCGCGCCCACGGGCGCAGCCTTCAGGCGCGAAATTCCAATCGTTAAAATTCTCTTTAAAAACCGCATGTGCCGGAAGTCACCACTAAAAAACTTGTCTTTTGGCTTTTGCAATCAGCTCCGCCGCAATTTTCCCCGACAGCAACACCAACGGAATGCCGCCGCCGGGATGCGTCGAGCCGCCGGCGAAGTAAAGTCCTTTCAGCTCGCGGCTGCGGTTGGCCGGGCGCTTGAACGCGGTGGCAGGACTGTTCGATGAAATGCCATAAAAGCTGCCGCGATTACCAAGATAATTTTTTTCAAAGTCTTTTGGAGAAAGTACGAACTCGGCTTCGATTCGGTTTTCGACATCAAAACCTTCTTGTCTTAATTTAGTCAGCACGATTTTCCGCACATGCGCGATTTCATTGTGCCAATCCATCGTCGCAGTCAAATACGGCATATTCAACAAAACGAACCAATTCTCGCCCTTTTCCGGCGCGTGATCGGGATCGCTTTTGCTCGTGATCGCAATGTAAATCGTCGGATCATCCGGCGGCCGTTTTTCTTCAAAAATTTGCGTGAACTCCTTTTTGTAGTCGCCGGAGAAAAAGATATTATGATGCGCCAACTGCGGGTGCTTTTTGCCGACACCCCAGAGAAAAACCAAGCCGGAGCACGAGGGCTCGAGGCGATTGAGTTTGGCGCGGCGCCTCGCGAAGCCGTCGATCAATTGATTGTATGCCGTTACAACATCCTGGCCGCAGAGAATGCAATCGGCGTCAAACTTTTCACCGTCCGCCAGCAAGCCGGTGACGCGCCGGCCATCGTGAAAAATTTTTTCGACCCGGCGCGAAGTATGAATTTTCACCCCGAGCTTGCCGGCGATCTCAAGCAACGCTTCCGCCAAACGATACATGCCCCCGCGAATATAATAACTGCCCAAAACAAATTCGACATACGGAATCACATTCAGCGTCGCCGGCGCGCAATACGGATCGGAGCCATTGTAGGTGGCGTAACGATCAAATAGCTGCACCACCCGCGCATCTTTAAAGAATCGCGAGACGCCTTGATGAACGCTGCGCAGCGGGTCGATCTGCGGCAGCTTGAGCAGCATTGGCACATTTCGCCATTTCAACATCTCCCCGGGCTCGTGAATCGGCGAAAACAGAAAAATGTCCGCCGTCAACTTGTAAATGCGTTCGGTGTACGACAGAAAATTCTCATACACTTCGGCATCAGAGGGAGAAAGCCGCGCGATTTCTCGTTTCATTTTTTCGATATCGCTGCTGGCGTCGAGTCTGGCGCCATCAGGATAGAAATAGCGGCAGATCGGATCAACCGGCACAAATTCCAGAAAATCTCGGCGCCTGAAGCCAAGAAATTCGAACAGCTCGTCGATGACGAAGGGCATGGTCAACAGCGAGGGCCCGGCATCGAAACGGTAAGCGCCCAATTTTTTCTCGTGAAGCTTGCCGCCGATTTGGGGATTTTTTTCAAAGAGCGTGACCTCGAATCCAAGACGCGCCAGCCGCAGCGCGCCGCTCAATGCGCCCAATCCGGCGCCGATCACCAACACTCGCTCAGGCATGCCTCACCGCGCAGGCTGAATCAAAAATATATCGAATGGTAAAAAATGGGAGAGTCATAAATTTTCCATGCTTTGAGGATAAGCCGAAGTAAATGTGCCATAATATAATCACATTTGCTTAAGATGTCAAGCGCTGCTTTCGGTCTCGATTTTTGATTTTGACGTCGACTTTGAAGTCGCCTCGTGAAGCCGGAAATCAGACGTTCATTCGCCAAATCGCGAAGTTGAGCGTAGCAGCAAACGTCACCCATAAAATGTAGGGGGTGAACAACCAACCCGAGACCGGGTTGAGACGCCAAAAAATAATCATGGTGGCCAGAATGGCACTCCACAGCAAAACAATGTCGACGAAAGCGGCCGCGGGATTTTGGAATCCGAAGAAAAATACCGACCATGCAGTGTTCAAAACAAGTTGAACAAAAAATAAAGTGAGTGCTGGCGTGACGTTGGTTTGACCACGCTGTCGCCAGACCAGCCATGCAGCGACCGCCATGCCTAAATAAAGCAGGGTCCAAACTGGACCAAAAACCCAGCGCGGCGGTGTCCAAGCTGGCTTATCAATGATTTGGTACCAGCCATCGACCGAGACACTGGTAAAGAGGCCACCGATAAAGGCGGCGGTAAAAGTCAACGCCAGTAATATTGTCAAAGCCAACCAATCGCGTGAGGTCAATTTCATAGGTATTCCTTTAAAGTTTTCAAGCATGAATCGCGCTGCAAAATTTTTATCGCCTTCTCCTTGATCTGCCGAACACGCTCGCGCGTCAAGTTGAACTGATGGCCGAGCACTTCGAGCGAATGTGGTCGATAGCCGTTCAAACCGAAGTGCCGTCGCATGATTTCCGCAGCGCGTGCATCCAGTTTGGATAACAGCAATTCGATTTCAGCTTGCAATGACTCCTGCACGAGGGATTCATCAGGAGCAACATGCTCGTTGTTTTCGATAAAATCAATCAGGCTGCCATCCTGCTCATCCGTTGCGGCGCAATCGAGCGAAAGCTCACTGGCGTTGTCATGAATGATGGCGGCGAGCTTCTCAACCGGCATGCTCAGCTTGCGGGCGACCTCTTCCAGGCTCGGCTCGCGACCCAAGCGCTTTTGCAGCAAATCGGCCGCGCGGCCGGCTTTCATGATGGCGTTGAGGCGATTCAGCGGCAGCC from candidate division KSB1 bacterium includes the following:
- a CDS encoding sigma-70 family RNA polymerase sigma factor, whose product is MKAAHRFDETRGCKFISYAVWWIRQSILQALAEQARTVRLPLNRLNAIMKAGRAADLLQKRLGREPSLEEVARKLSMPVEKLAAIIHDNASELSLDCAATDEQDGSLIDFIENNEHVAPDESLVQESLQAEIELLLSKLDARAAEIMRRHFGLNGYRPHSLEVLGHQFNLTRERVRQIKEKAIKILQRDSCLKTLKEYL
- a CDS encoding tryptophan-rich sensory protein — translated: MKLTSRDWLALTILLALTFTAAFIGGLFTSVSVDGWYQIIDKPAWTPPRWVFGPVWTLLYLGMAVAAWLVWRQRGQTNVTPALTLFFVQLVLNTAWSVFFFGFQNPAAAFVDIVLLWSAILATMIIFWRLNPVSGWLFTPYILWVTFAATLNFAIWRMNV
- a CDS encoding phytoene/squalene synthase family protein, translated to MKFWLEPGHRAAFEHARQMTAHYAKTFYLSACLLPLEKRWATFAVYGFCRYADNLIDTQRNRQAAEILREIEFLTHELGVAYRTGESEHPILRPFIAVARRYGIPINYPLDLLRGVQMDVHNTRYQNFDELYIFCYRVAAVVGLMMTHILGYEKSEVFAYAEKLGVAMQLTNILRDVQEDKDMGRIYIPLDELRAHGCNENNILEERMTPAFRELIKFQVDRAHSYYEASAAGIAMLQADSRFAIHSASRIYRGILKRLEARDYNPFLGRVYMPKHRKFGILFQEIVRTKIFSLQERLAMSAGLSLR
- the crtI gene encoding phytoene desaturase family protein, which produces MPERVLVIGAGLGALSGALRLARLGFEVTLFEKNPQIGGKLHEKKLGAYRFDAGPSLLTMPFVIDELFEFLGFRRRDFLEFVPVDPICRYFYPDGARLDASSDIEKMKREIARLSPSDAEVYENFLSYTERIYKLTADIFLFSPIHEPGEMLKWRNVPMLLKLPQIDPLRSVHQGVSRFFKDARVVQLFDRYATYNGSDPYCAPATLNVIPYVEFVLGSYYIRGGMYRLAEALLEIAGKLGVKIHTSRRVEKIFHDGRRVTGLLADGEKFDADCILCGQDVVTAYNQLIDGFARRRAKLNRLEPSCSGLVFLWGVGKKHPQLAHHNIFFSGDYKKEFTQIFEEKRPPDDPTIYIAITSKSDPDHAPEKGENWFVLLNMPYLTATMDWHNEIAHVRKIVLTKLRQEGFDVENRIEAEFVLSPKDFEKNYLGNRGSFYGISSNSPATAFKRPANRSRELKGLYFAGGSTHPGGGIPLVLLSGKIAAELIAKAKRQVF
- the crtI gene encoding phytoene desaturase family protein, whose translation is MKKIIIIGSGFGGLAEAIRLQARGFDVTILEKNAMIGGHAHQFKKNGYTFDMGPSLITAPDIINAVFGAAGKSLEDYLELIKLDPYYRIYFHDGTHLDYSGDSRAMKAQMAAFNADDAKNYDRFMNDCRKIYEAVIVDGLGATPFVSLKTMLNFIPRALKLKAIAPAHTFVKRYFHDPRHRFTFSFHPLFIGGNPFRAPGVYLMIPYLEKVGGVWFTRGGMYSLVQAFARIFEELGGEIETNAEVQEIVVQEGRAIGVCVNGKFHHAEAVISNADWAHTQRELIEPTPRRKWTNRRVEKMNYSMSAFLLYLGVRKKYPQLQHHTIILAERYKELIDDIFDRKILPDDFSMYLHAPAKTDPAMAPKDCESLYVLVPVPNLAGKIAWRSEAQPFSEKILKFLEENFGLQDLRANLEVSEIFTPEDFRQRRNSYLGTPWGLEPKLTQTAYFRPHNRSEEIRNLYFVGGGTHPGAGLPGVLLTAEATEKLVIEDLGLPPLRKPREESAEEQMLAA